The nucleotide sequence TTTTGCTTCCCGTTTCGCACTAACACTTAATACCATACCCAATGCGAGACAGGTCATCCAGATAGACGTTCCTCCACTACTAATTAGGGGAAGTGTTTGTCCGGTAACTGGAAACAATTCCACTGCAACCGCCATATTGATCAATGCCTGAAACACAATGGGGAGTCCAACACCCACAACGAGTAGTTTCCCGAAAAAGGAACTCGTTTTGTGTGCCACGATCACCAACCGGAATAATAGCAGTAAATAAAGAAACATAAGGATCAAGGCTCCAAGTATGCCGAATTCCTCAACAATTATGGCATAAATAAAATCTGAAGAGGATTGAGGTAAAAAGTTCTTCTGAACACTTTTACCGGGGCCAACGCCTGTAATTCCTCCCGACGCGATTGCGATCTTGGCCTTTTCTATCTGGTAATCGGCTTCGGTATCTTCATCATCGGTAAAACTATCGATCCTGCTCATCCAGGTATCCACTCTGTTGGGAAAAACATCGGGAAATGCCTTAGCCGTTAGTACAAATAAGGTGAGTGCCAGAAGTCCGATTCCCAGGACAATTCCGAGGTATTTTAACGGATACCCCCCTACAAATACCAATAGCACCACCATTGCAAAAATGATAGCCGTTGTTGAGAAGTTTGCCGGCAGGATTAATGCCAGCACCAAGAACACCGGAAACCATAACGGCAACAGGGTTTCTTTAAAGGTGACGGTTTTATCTTTTATTCGAGACAAGTAGCGGGCCACATAGGTTAACAATACCACTCCCGCCAGCGTAGAAGTTTGAAAAGTAACCCCTACAAATGGGACACGGATCCACCTACTGGCATTCGCGCCTTCAATGGTCGTCCCTTCCGCTATAGTAACAAGCAATAATATAACAATGATAGGTAAGGCTATGATCGATAGCCCCCTGAAATAATGATATGGAATTTTATGAACACCATATAAAATGGCAAATCCGAGTAATAGGTGAGCAAGGTGTTTCAACAAAAATGGCAGTGTACTCCCGTCCCCGTAAAGGTAGGCGAGATTACTGCTCGCACTGTAAACGGGAAGGAAAGAGAAGAGGGCGAGTAAGGCTGCCACCGCCCAGATCGCTCTATCTCCCTGTATATGTTGAAAAATATTCTTCATTGATGCTACCTTCTACCTTTTAGATCCTATAAATTTCGTACGGCTTCTTTGAATTGTCGCCCCCGGTCTTCGTAGTTCTTAAACAGATCGAAACTTGCACAGGCCGGGGAGAGCAACACACTGTCGCCACGTTGTGAAAGTTTATACGCTACATTTACGGCATCCTGCATAGACTGTGTTTCTACCATGATATCCACTACATTTCCGAAGGCTTTAATGATCTTTTCGGAATGTACCCCTAAGCACACGATCGCTTTTACCTTCTCATTTACCAATGGAAGCAAGTCGCCGTAATCATTCCCTTTGTCAACCCCGCCAACGATCCACACTGTTGGAGTCTCCATACTATCCAAAGCATAAAATGTGGCATTTACATTGGTTGCTTTCGAATCGTTGATATACATGACATTATTGATCTTGAGCACCTTTTCGAGTCGGTGTTCAACCCCCTGAAAACTTTCAAGGCATTCACGAATGGTCGCTTTTCTTATCTTCAATAAGGTCGCAACTGTTGTGGCAGCCATGGCGTTCTTCTGATTGTGTTTTCCTTGTAATCCTAAACTTGCAATTGGCATAGTGAGATTTTTATTATTGATTGTTAGTATTATTTCTTCGTTATTGATATATGCGCCTTTTTCTAACTTTTTTGTATTAGAAAAAGGCAATAATTGAGATCTAATTGGATGTTTTTCAAGCCATTCTACCAGTACTTCATCGTCGGCATCGTATATGAAATAATCATCTTCTTTCTGGTTCATTGCTATCCGGAATTTAGAAGCGATATACTTCTGAAAATCATTGTCATACCTGTCCAAATGATCCGGTGAAAGGTTTGTAAGAACTGCGATATGTGGTGCAAATGATTTTATTCCGTCCAGCTGAAAACTGCTTAGCTCAAGAACAAATTGATCAAAATCATCTTCGGCTACCTGTTTTGCAAAGCTCTTCCCAATATTACCTGCAAGACCCACGTTTAATCCGCCTCGTTCCAACAATGCATAGGTTAAGGTGGCTGTAGTGGTCTTTCCGTTACTCCCGGTAATACCTACGATCATAGCTTCGGTAAATTGCGAAGCGAATTCGATCTCAGAAACCACGTTTATTCCTGCTTTTTCCAGCTTGACAACAATTGGAGCGGTATCGGGAATCCCGGGACTCTTCATCACAGTATCTGCCGATAATATTTTTTTTTCCGAATGACCGTCTTCTTCCCATTCGATCTCATGATGTAAAAGAACTTGTTTGTATGTTTCCTTAATCTTTCCGAAGTCCGATACAAACACTTCGAACCCCTTTTTTACGCCCAAAATAGCCGTTCCCACACCACTTTCTCCTGCACCTAAAATGACCAATCGTTTACCCATCTTATCCGTTTCTCATCTATCGTATTTTGAGTGTTACTATCGTTAAAATGGCTAGAAAAATTCCGACGATCCAAAATCGTGTAACGATCTTACTTTCGTGAAATCCTTTCACCTGATAGTGATGATGAAGGGGTGACATTCTGAAAATGCGTCGTCCTTCACCAAATTTCTTTTTGGTGTATTTAAACCAACTTACCTGCATGACTACCGAGAGGTTTTCCATTAAGAAAATTCCACAGAGAATTGGGATCAACCATTCTTTCCTGATGGCAATAGCGATCACCGCAATGATCCCGCCTATGGTTAAACTTCCGGTATCTCCCATAAAAACTTGTGCCGGAAAGGCATTGTACCAAAGGAATCCGATGAGCGCTCCAACAAAAGCCGTAATAAAAATTGTGAGTTCCCCCGTATTAGGGATATACATGATGTTGAGATAATCGGAAAAAACCACATTCCCCGATACCCAGGCAAAAATGGCGAGCGTTATAGCGACTATGGCCGAACTTCCGGCTGCCAGACCATCAATTCCATCGGTGAGATTCGCTCCATTGGATACTGCGGTGATTATAAATATTACAATAGGAATAAAAATGATCCAGGCATATTTGTTATAACCTTCTCCGGCCCAGCTTATCAGATTTTCATAATTGAACTCATTCTTTTTAACAAAGGGTATGGTGGTAAGTAATGTTTTTTCTTCAGGATAAAATTCCTTGGGGGAGTGTTGAGTGATCTGTTCAGTACTGTTCACCGGATTTATCTTTTCTCTTTTCACTGTAATATCGGGATGAAAAAACATGGTTACTCCAACGATGATCCCTAGTCCAACCTGCCCAACCACCTTATATCGTCCTGCCAATCCTTCCTTGTCATTTTTGAATTTCTTAATGTAATCGTCTATAAACCCTATGGCTCCCATCCAGACGGTGGTGACCAATAACAGTATGACATATATATTCTCCAGTTTAGCGAATAACAGCACCGGAATTACAGTCGCCAGTATGATAATGATTCCCCCCATAGTAGGTGTTCCCGCCTTTTCGTTCTGACCGTCCAACCCGAGATCTCTTACCGTTTCACCAACCTGTTTTTTCTGAAGATAACGGATGATCTTTTTTCCATAGACTGTGGCAATAAAAAGGGACAATATAACCGCCATTGCCGCCCTGAAGGTTATAAACTGAAAAAGACCTGCCCCGGGCATCTGATATGTATTCTCTAAATATTCGAATAAATAATAAAGCATAGTCTATTTATTTAGGGCTTTTAATAGTTCCTGCACAATCTTAAAATCATCAAACTCGAAGCGTTCTCCTTGTATCTCCTGATAGGTCTCATGCCCCTTTCCTGCAATAAGGATGATGTCGCGTTCTTCTGCCAATTGACATGCAGTTTTAATAGCCTGTTTTCTTTCGGTAATGGACAGGGTTTTCTTAAAATGTTCGGCGCCAACTCCTGCTTCTATCTGGGCAATGATCTTTTCGGGATCCTCATTTCTGGGGTTGTCACTTGTAAAAATGACCTTAGTACTCAGCGATGCTGCGATATTGCCCATTTTTGGACGTTTTGTTACGTCCCTGTCTCCACCACAACCCACCACCGTAATAAGGGATTCGTTTCCGGTACGGATCGAATTGATGGTTTCCAAAACATTCTTTAAAGCATCAGGGGTATGCGCATAATCCACAATAGCTGTGATATTCTTTTCAGAAATCAAATGCTGAAACCTTCCATCTACACTTTCCAAAGTGCTCATCAACTGAAGGATCTCAATGGTTTCAAGTCCTAGCAATTCGGCCGTAGCGTAAATCGCCAGTAAATTATAGGCATTAAATGCACCAATAAGCCTCACCCATAGTTCGTTATTGTTTATTTTCAGTAAGAGTCCGTTAAACTGATTTTCCAATATCTGCGCCCGATAATCGGCATGCGATTTAAGAGCATAGGTATAGCTATAGGCCGCTGTATTCTGAAGCATCACCGGACCGTTTTTATCATCGGCATTAACCAGGGCAAAAGCCGTTTTGGGCAACCGATCGAAAAATAATTTCTTTACATCACGGTATTCTTTAAAGTCCTTATGGTAGTCCAGATGATCATGAGAGAGGTTTGTAAAAATTCCCCCTTTAAAGGAAAGACCTTCCGTTCTCTTTTGATGAATTCCGTGAGAACTCACCTCCATAAAACAAAATTCAACACCCGCATCGACCATTTTTCGCAGGTATTCATTGATGGTGATAGAATCGGGCGTGGTGTGTGTTGCTTTAAATTCTTTTTTCCCAACAAGTATTTTTACCGTGGAAAGCAAACCTACTTCATATCCGGCTTTTGTAAACAGGTCGTATAACAGCGTTGAGACCGTTGTTTTTCCATTCGTTCCGGTAACTCCTATCAGTTTAAGGTCTTCGGAAGGGTTTCCGAAGTAATTTGAAGCCATCATCGCAAGCGCCTGATGGGAATCTTCTACCTGAACATAGGTGATCCCGTTGATTGTTTCGGAAGGGATCTCCTCACAAACAATGGCAATAGCGCCCTTATCAGCTGCCATTTTTATAAACGAATGCCCGTCTGAAACAGTTCCGCGGATCGCGACAAAAACATCATCCAATCCTATCTTTCTGGAATCGAAATCGATATTTCTAATAGCCACAGCTGTATTGCCTATCACCTTATCGATAGTCACCTTATACAATATGTCCCGTAATAATATCAATTTAAATTAAGTGTTATTTGCATACCCTTTTTTAATGCTTCACCGGCATCTACCGACTGACTTTTAACTGTACCATTCCCGGCAACTTCAACTTTTAACCCCAGGTTTTCTAGCAAAGAGACAGCGTCCATTCCAGCCATTCCGGCAACATTGGGCACCTTACTAAAATTCTTTTGTATTCTGTTGTAGTAATTTTCGAAGTCAGTATCTAAAACCTCATCGGTTTCTTCAATATTGTCAACTTCTGCAATTCTCGGAGAATCGGTATAGATCTTTTGTGCAATTCTTTTAAAGACCGGCCCCGTTACATCGGCACCGTAGTATCCCTTTTTCGTACTGGGTTTATGGATCACTACGATACAGGAATATTTTGGGTTATATGCCGGGAAATATCCGGCAAAAGAAGAGATGTATTTCCTGTCTTCATCCCATCCGTCAAGCCAATATTCTGTTCGGGCAGTTCCTGTTTTTCCGGCCATCGAAAAGTGTTCTGAATACAAACTCTGACCCGTTCCCCGCTTTACAATGTTCAGAAGTATATCCTGAATTTTCTTTAAGGTTTCTATCGAACATATCCTATCTTCAATCACTTCACTATTAAAGGTCTCTACAGGTTGACTATATGCCCTGACCTCTTTTATAAATCTCGGTTTAACCAAAATTCCGTTATTGGCAATGGCATTGTAAAATGTCAAAGTCTGTAAAGGTGTAAGACTTAGATTGTATCCGTAGGCCATGGATGGCAAAGCGTTCTTACTCCATTTGGTGTGTCCCGGTTCTGGAATCATAGGAGTTCCTTCACCTTTTATTCGAATACCGGTTTTCTTATCAAGATGCCAGGACTTCAATCTGTCGGTAAATTTTTTAGGATCCTTGGCGTAGTGGTCATCAATAATAGTTGCAATTCCAATATTGGAAGAGACTTCCAATACTCTCGCAGCAGATATTTCTCCATAACCCCCTCGCTTGCTGTCATTAATATTCCTACCATAGAAACGTTTAGTACCCTGCTTAGTGTCTACCACTGTCGATGTATCGATCACCTTATCCTCCAAGGCAGCCATTAATGCCATTACTTTAAATGTAGAACCCGGCTCATGAGATTCTCCTACGGCATAGTTCAGTTTTTCGTAATACGTTCCCGAATTGGTACGCCCTAAATTGGAGACTGCCTTTATCTCTCCTGTAGAAACCTCCATAACGATCACCGATCCGTGTTCGGCCTCGTAATATTCCATCTGTTTTAGTAAGGCGTGATGTGCAATATCCTGTATGTTCACATCGATGGTCGAAATAATATCGTAACCGTCCTGTGGTTCTATCTCATTCTCATCATATACCGGCTTCCATTGTCCTTTGGCGATCTTTTGTTTTAATCGAGTACCTTGTTTTCCACGTAAATATTTATCAAAAGCTCCCTCAATTCCAACTTCATATGTTCCCGGCTGATCCCGACGTTCGTTACCAACCAATCGCTCTCCAATCTTGCCCATAGGATGTTCTCTCACAGTGCGCTGCACTACAATGATCCCACCTTTATACGGCCCGAGTCTGAAGAGCGGAAATGATTTTATCTTCTTATAATCTGAGTAACCAAGATTTTTAGCGACCAGCAAATACCTGTTCTTATTGGACCGGGCTTTTCTGAAAAGGCTTTGGTAATGCGAGGCCGGTTTCCCTAATAGTTTACTCAACTCTTTAGACAAGGGAACCAGATTTTCTTTAAAATTTGCCGAGGAAACCGTTACGGCATCAAAGCGGATATCGTATTTAGGCACCGAGGTTGCTAGCAAACTACCATCATCGGCATATACATTACCCCTGTTGGCAGGAATGGTAAAGTTTCTGGTAGTGTTCTTCTCTGCCAGATCACGATATTGCTCACCCTCTACAAACTGAATGTTAATCAGTTTCACGGTAATTGCTATCGCGATGACGAACATACATCCGGCGATCAAATACAAGCGGTTCAATATGTTCTTCTCTCCTGCTGGCACCGCGCTACTTTTTATTGGTTATTTTAATTTTTTGAGGCGGTTCTACCGAGGGTTGTAACCCACGTCGCGCCATGGCAGCTATAATCTTGGTTTCTAATTTAGATTGCATCACCTTCATTCGCACATCCACATATTCACTTTTTAGCTCCTTTACATCGTTGTTAAGTTGAGCGATCTTATGCACTTTTTTATCGGCACTGTGCGAGCTTGCGATCATGATAAGCGCCAAGAATGAAAGAAAGACAATGAATCTCCAGTTCTTTAAAGCGTCGTCGCTTACCAAGAACTTTCCCTTTATGAGATT is from Constantimarinum furrinae and encodes:
- a CDS encoding FtsW/RodA/SpoVE family cell cycle protein, whose product is MKNIFQHIQGDRAIWAVAALLALFSFLPVYSASSNLAYLYGDGSTLPFLLKHLAHLLLGFAILYGVHKIPYHYFRGLSIIALPIIVILLLVTIAEGTTIEGANASRWIRVPFVGVTFQTSTLAGVVLLTYVARYLSRIKDKTVTFKETLLPLWFPVFLVLALILPANFSTTAIIFAMVVLLVFVGGYPLKYLGIVLGIGLLALTLFVLTAKAFPDVFPNRVDTWMSRIDSFTDDEDTEADYQIEKAKIAIASGGITGVGPGKSVQKNFLPQSSSDFIYAIIVEEFGILGALILMFLYLLLLFRLVIVAHKTSSFFGKLLVVGVGLPIVFQALINMAVAVELFPVTGQTLPLISSGGTSIWMTCLALGMVLSVSAKREAKIKEKEEENPLDVLSEAL
- the murD gene encoding UDP-N-acetylmuramoyl-L-alanine--D-glutamate ligase, whose translation is MGKRLVILGAGESGVGTAILGVKKGFEVFVSDFGKIKETYKQVLLHHEIEWEEDGHSEKKILSADTVMKSPGIPDTAPIVVKLEKAGINVVSEIEFASQFTEAMIVGITGSNGKTTTATLTYALLERGGLNVGLAGNIGKSFAKQVAEDDFDQFVLELSSFQLDGIKSFAPHIAVLTNLSPDHLDRYDNDFQKYIASKFRIAMNQKEDDYFIYDADDEVLVEWLEKHPIRSQLLPFSNTKKLEKGAYINNEEIILTINNKNLTMPIASLGLQGKHNQKNAMAATTVATLLKIRKATIRECLESFQGVEHRLEKVLKINNVMYINDSKATNVNATFYALDSMETPTVWIVGGVDKGNDYGDLLPLVNEKVKAIVCLGVHSEKIIKAFGNVVDIMVETQSMQDAVNVAYKLSQRGDSVLLSPACASFDLFKNYEDRGRQFKEAVRNL
- the mraY gene encoding phospho-N-acetylmuramoyl-pentapeptide-transferase, encoding MLYYLFEYLENTYQMPGAGLFQFITFRAAMAVILSLFIATVYGKKIIRYLQKKQVGETVRDLGLDGQNEKAGTPTMGGIIIILATVIPVLLFAKLENIYVILLLVTTVWMGAIGFIDDYIKKFKNDKEGLAGRYKVVGQVGLGIIVGVTMFFHPDITVKREKINPVNSTEQITQHSPKEFYPEEKTLLTTIPFVKKNEFNYENLISWAGEGYNKYAWIIFIPIVIFIITAVSNGANLTDGIDGLAAGSSAIVAITLAIFAWVSGNVVFSDYLNIMYIPNTGELTIFITAFVGALIGFLWYNAFPAQVFMGDTGSLTIGGIIAVIAIAIRKEWLIPILCGIFLMENLSVVMQVSWFKYTKKKFGEGRRIFRMSPLHHHYQVKGFHESKIVTRFWIVGIFLAILTIVTLKIR
- a CDS encoding UDP-N-acetylmuramoyl-L-alanyl-D-glutamate--2,6-diaminopimelate ligase — translated: MILLRDILYKVTIDKVIGNTAVAIRNIDFDSRKIGLDDVFVAIRGTVSDGHSFIKMAADKGAIAIVCEEIPSETINGITYVQVEDSHQALAMMASNYFGNPSEDLKLIGVTGTNGKTTVSTLLYDLFTKAGYEVGLLSTVKILVGKKEFKATHTTPDSITINEYLRKMVDAGVEFCFMEVSSHGIHQKRTEGLSFKGGIFTNLSHDHLDYHKDFKEYRDVKKLFFDRLPKTAFALVNADDKNGPVMLQNTAAYSYTYALKSHADYRAQILENQFNGLLLKINNNELWVRLIGAFNAYNLLAIYATAELLGLETIEILQLMSTLESVDGRFQHLISEKNITAIVDYAHTPDALKNVLETINSIRTGNESLITVVGCGGDRDVTKRPKMGNIAASLSTKVIFTSDNPRNEDPEKIIAQIEAGVGAEHFKKTLSITERKQAIKTACQLAEERDIILIAGKGHETYQEIQGERFEFDDFKIVQELLKALNK
- a CDS encoding penicillin-binding protein, coding for MPAGEKNILNRLYLIAGCMFVIAIAITVKLINIQFVEGEQYRDLAEKNTTRNFTIPANRGNVYADDGSLLATSVPKYDIRFDAVTVSSANFKENLVPLSKELSKLLGKPASHYQSLFRKARSNKNRYLLVAKNLGYSDYKKIKSFPLFRLGPYKGGIIVVQRTVREHPMGKIGERLVGNERRDQPGTYEVGIEGAFDKYLRGKQGTRLKQKIAKGQWKPVYDENEIEPQDGYDIISTIDVNIQDIAHHALLKQMEYYEAEHGSVIVMEVSTGEIKAVSNLGRTNSGTYYEKLNYAVGESHEPGSTFKVMALMAALEDKVIDTSTVVDTKQGTKRFYGRNINDSKRGGYGEISAARVLEVSSNIGIATIIDDHYAKDPKKFTDRLKSWHLDKKTGIRIKGEGTPMIPEPGHTKWSKNALPSMAYGYNLSLTPLQTLTFYNAIANNGILVKPRFIKEVRAYSQPVETFNSEVIEDRICSIETLKKIQDILLNIVKRGTGQSLYSEHFSMAGKTGTARTEYWLDGWDEDRKYISSFAGYFPAYNPKYSCIVVIHKPSTKKGYYGADVTGPVFKRIAQKIYTDSPRIAEVDNIEETDEVLDTDFENYYNRIQKNFSKVPNVAGMAGMDAVSLLENLGLKVEVAGNGTVKSQSVDAGEALKKGMQITLNLN
- a CDS encoding FtsL-like putative cell division protein, encoding MKKNFYNLIKGKFLVSDDALKNWRFIVFLSFLALIMIASSHSADKKVHKIAQLNNDVKELKSEYVDVRMKVMQSKLETKIIAAMARRGLQPSVEPPQKIKITNKK